The following proteins are encoded in a genomic region of [Eubacterium] hominis:
- a CDS encoding ABC transporter permease, producing MLDFLYTLAPNLELLGEELWKCTIETLQMVFVSGIISFIFGIIFGVILIVTRPGGILRNKVIYNILDKLINVIRSVPFLILMVLLIPVSRAIVGTGSGVQGAYVALIAGTVPFFSRQIETAISEVDTGLIEASQAMGATPFEIITRVYLRESIPSIARVTMITVINLIGLTAMAGAIGAGGLGDFAIRYGYQMNYTDMIWCTILIILVLISVIQLIGNLIIKKTSH from the coding sequence ATGTTAGATTTTCTATATACCTTAGCTCCTAATTTAGAGCTTTTAGGCGAGGAATTATGGAAATGTACCATAGAAACCTTGCAGATGGTATTTGTATCCGGTATCATCAGTTTTATCTTTGGTATCATCTTTGGTGTGATTTTAATCGTCACAAGACCTGGTGGTATTTTAAGAAATAAAGTAATTTACAATATTTTGGATAAACTGATTAATGTGATTCGTTCAGTGCCATTCTTGATTCTGATGGTATTATTGATTCCTGTATCCCGTGCAATTGTAGGGACTGGTTCAGGTGTACAGGGTGCTTATGTTGCCCTGATTGCTGGTACTGTGCCATTCTTTTCCAGACAGATTGAAACGGCAATATCAGAAGTAGACACCGGTTTAATTGAAGCAAGTCAGGCAATGGGGGCTACACCATTTGAAATCATTACACGTGTATATTTACGTGAAAGTATTCCAAGTATTGCCCGTGTTACCATGATTACCGTTATCAATTTGATTGGGTTAACCGCAATGGCCGGAGCCATCGGTGCAGGTGGATTAGGTGATTTCGCAATTCGTTATGGATATCAGATGAACTATACCGATATGATCTGGTGTACCATCTTAATTATTCTAGTATTGATCAGTGTAATTCAGCTGATTGGTAATCTGATTATCAAAAAAACAAGTCATTAA
- a CDS encoding nicotinate phosphoribosyltransferase — protein sequence MNSLDYKFDFRDERNLSLVMDFYELTMSQCYFNSDHRDRIVTFDLFYRKNPDEGGYAVFAGLEEVIGYIQNLHFEDEDIAYLRSLHKFSEPFLNYLRHFIFTGDIYAIKEGTPVFPYEPLIRVKAKIIDAQLIETAMLLCINHQTLIATKARRIVKAAKGRAIMEFGARRAHNFDSANYGARAAYIGGVAGTATTYAGQKFGMPVLGTMAHSFVQSFDSEYEAFLAYAKTYPDSCTVLLDTYDTLNSGLINAIRVAKDYLEPNGYRMQGVRIDSGDMAYLSKKIRKALDEAGMQDCNIVVSNSLDEYLIKSLIDQGAQINSMGVGENLVCSKSAPVFGGVYKMSSVYENGEMIPKIKVSENVEKVTNPGFKDLYRIYDKESGKAIGDLMTLHGEVIDPKKDLTIYHQMNSWKNKTIPGGNYIVKDLLEPIFVEGQLVYDVPKLEEIRAYSEQEFQCMWDEILRFEYPQTYYVDLSKKLLDLKLKMLEDVKHG from the coding sequence ATGAATAGTTTAGATTATAAATTTGATTTTCGTGATGAACGCAACTTAAGTCTTGTCATGGACTTTTATGAACTCACAATGAGTCAGTGTTATTTTAATTCTGATCATCGTGATCGTATAGTAACGTTTGATTTATTTTATCGTAAAAATCCAGATGAAGGCGGTTATGCGGTATTTGCGGGATTGGAAGAAGTGATTGGATATATTCAGAATCTTCATTTTGAAGATGAGGACATTGCTTATCTTCGTTCATTACATAAGTTCAGTGAACCGTTTTTAAATTATCTGCGTCACTTTATTTTTACAGGAGATATTTATGCAATCAAAGAAGGGACACCTGTATTTCCATATGAACCTTTGATTCGTGTAAAAGCGAAAATCATAGATGCACAATTGATTGAAACAGCAATGCTATTATGTATCAATCATCAGACTTTGATTGCCACAAAGGCTAGAAGAATCGTAAAAGCCGCAAAAGGCAGGGCTATCATGGAATTTGGTGCTCGCCGTGCGCATAATTTTGACTCCGCAAACTATGGGGCACGTGCTGCTTATATTGGAGGTGTTGCAGGGACTGCGACAACCTATGCCGGTCAAAAGTTTGGTATGCCGGTACTTGGTACTATGGCACATTCTTTTGTCCAGTCTTTTGACAGTGAATATGAAGCTTTTTTAGCGTATGCGAAAACCTATCCAGACAGCTGTACTGTGCTTTTAGATACCTATGATACATTAAACAGTGGATTGATCAATGCGATACGTGTCGCAAAAGATTATTTAGAACCTAATGGCTATCGTATGCAGGGAGTACGAATTGATAGTGGTGATATGGCTTATTTATCAAAGAAAATTCGTAAAGCTTTGGATGAGGCAGGAATGCAGGACTGTAATATTGTCGTATCCAATTCTTTAGATGAATACCTGATTAAATCATTGATCGATCAGGGAGCACAGATCAACAGCATGGGTGTTGGGGAAAATTTAGTATGTAGTAAATCAGCACCAGTATTTGGTGGGGTTTATAAAATGAGCTCCGTGTATGAAAATGGAGAAATGATTCCTAAAATCAAGGTAAGTGAAAATGTAGAAAAGGTGACCAATCCAGGCTTTAAAGACTTATATCGTATTTATGATAAAGAAAGTGGCAAAGCGATTGGTGATTTGATGACGCTTCATGGAGAAGTGATAGATCCCAAAAAAGACTTAACGATCTATCATCAGATGAACAGCTGGAAGAATAAGACTATTCCAGGAGGCAACTATATTGTGAAAGATTTATTAGAACCAATTTTTGTAGAAGGGCAATTGGTATATGATGTCCCAAAACTTGAAGAAATCCGTGCATATAGTGAACAAGAATTTCAATGTATGTGGGATGAAATCTTACGTTTTGAATATCCGCAGACTTATTATGTGGACTTAAGCAAAAAGCTGCTGGATTTAAAATTGAAAATGTTGGAGGATGTAAAACATGGATAA
- a CDS encoding NAD(P)H-dependent oxidoreductase, whose protein sequence is MSHTLVAYFSASGVTAKLAKRLASLTDADVHEIIPEVPYTSKDLDWMDHNSRSSIEMKDKTYRPAIANKVENIDQYDMIYIGFPIWWYVAPTIINTFLEQYDLKGKTIIPFATSGSSQMGKTNEELKPSCPGAVLKEGKRFDADASDEELKAWIQQL, encoded by the coding sequence ATGAGTCATACTTTGGTAGCATATTTTTCCGCAAGTGGAGTTACTGCAAAATTAGCTAAAAGATTGGCCTCTTTGACAGATGCAGATGTACATGAAATCATACCAGAAGTTCCATATACATCAAAAGATCTGGATTGGATGGACCATAATAGCCGCTCTTCTATTGAGATGAAAGATAAGACTTATCGTCCAGCAATTGCAAATAAGGTAGAAAATATAGATCAATACGATATGATTTATATAGGATTTCCTATTTGGTGGTATGTAGCACCAACCATTATCAATACGTTTTTAGAACAGTATGATTTAAAAGGTAAAACAATCATTCCATTTGCGACATCCGGCTCTAGTCAGATGGGAAAAACCAATGAGGAATTAAAACCATCCTGCCCAGGTGCTGTATTAAAAGAAGGAAAACGTTTTGATGCAGATGCGAGTGATGAAGAATTAAAAGCGTGGATTCAGCAATTATAA
- a CDS encoding amidohydrolase family protein gives MRKKATLLITHIHKLYTCKEIGHHMVVLSNAYVGIYHDFIIEVGVKDYSHLIDKDTRVVDATGHIMVPGFIDVCMNLPKLHRFDEARILQETAISYMRHGVTSLYIEEPKPIWYCESFIYEIYWQRKQANGYPIMDLETILKQNQKRKHFCLSAGYNSENPLLSAQMYHIKQQISCVTLLNALCKYPAKRLRLKHVGIIDTGMQADMLLVNALDLEEMFSSLQDQKIYQVIKKGVRIYPNVIV, from the coding sequence GTGAGAAAAAAAGCAACATTACTGATTACCCATATACATAAATTATATACATGTAAAGAAATTGGCCATCATATGGTGGTTTTATCGAATGCCTATGTTGGAATCTATCATGATTTCATTATTGAAGTAGGTGTGAAGGATTATTCCCATTTAATCGATAAAGATACGCGTGTTGTGGATGCGACAGGACATATCATGGTGCCTGGATTTATTGATGTTTGTATGAATCTTCCCAAATTACATCGATTTGATGAAGCCAGAATCCTGCAGGAAACAGCGATTTCCTATATGCGTCATGGTGTAACCAGTTTATATATCGAAGAACCAAAGCCAATCTGGTATTGTGAATCATTTATTTATGAAATATACTGGCAAAGAAAACAGGCAAATGGATATCCCATCATGGACTTAGAAACAATATTAAAACAAAATCAAAAACGCAAACACTTTTGTCTAAGTGCTGGCTATAACAGTGAAAATCCTTTATTAAGTGCGCAGATGTATCATATCAAACAGCAGATATCCTGTGTCACCTTATTGAATGCATTATGTAAATATCCCGCGAAACGTCTGCGGTTAAAACATGTCGGTATTATTGATACAGGAATGCAGGCAGATATGTTATTGGTAAACGCCTTAGATTTAGAGGAAATGTTTTCCAGTCTGCAGGATCAAAAAATTTATCAGGTGATTAAAAAAGGTGTACGAATTTATCCAAATGTGATTGTCTGA
- a CDS encoding nitroreductase family protein: protein MEFQEVVKKRYACKSFDGTLVDQKQLDIILEAGRLAPTAKNLQEQRIYVVQSQEGLNKIDKVTPCRYGAATVIIVAFDKHHVFTYPGEKRDSGIEDATIVATHMMLAAHSVGVDSCWVNFFDPEIVAKEFALPDNEEVLMILDLGYASEGTKPLANHELRKALSETVTYL from the coding sequence ATGGAATTTCAAGAAGTTGTGAAAAAGCGTTATGCATGTAAAAGCTTTGATGGTACATTAGTGGATCAAAAGCAATTGGATATCATTTTAGAAGCTGGAAGATTAGCACCAACTGCTAAAAATCTTCAGGAGCAGCGTATTTATGTTGTTCAATCTCAAGAAGGATTAAACAAAATTGACAAGGTTACACCATGTCGATATGGGGCAGCCACCGTGATCATTGTGGCATTTGATAAGCATCATGTCTTTACATATCCTGGCGAAAAACGTGATTCCGGTATTGAGGATGCGACAATTGTGGCAACTCATATGATGCTGGCAGCACACTCAGTTGGTGTAGATAGCTGCTGGGTTAACTTTTTTGACCCGGAAATTGTCGCAAAAGAATTTGCACTTCCAGATAATGAAGAAGTGTTGATGATCTTAGATCTAGGGTATGCCAGTGAAGGCACAAAACCTCTTGCCAATCATGAACTAAGAAAAGCATTATCTGAAACAGTAACATATCTATAA
- a CDS encoding DUF4352 domain-containing protein translates to MEILQHEHNRNNILLTNDYCPNQAMINEFQTIFFTCKLTQIELAGKEIDDFIVDDGAQFLILHLKVTNITNEILTMYKDDFMITFDQDGPYEAENNFGVRNQFPDEYALKPQESKSGKLIFIISNSATKIMMTYTEYFDDESEGKTYKLKYKIK, encoded by the coding sequence ATGGAGATACTGCAACATGAACATAATAGAAACAATATCCTGTTAACCAATGATTACTGTCCCAATCAGGCGATGATCAATGAATTTCAAACGATTTTCTTTACTTGTAAATTAACCCAGATAGAACTTGCGGGTAAAGAAATTGATGATTTTATCGTTGATGATGGCGCACAGTTTTTGATACTGCATCTAAAGGTAACCAATATCACAAATGAGATATTGACTATGTATAAGGATGATTTTATGATCACCTTTGATCAGGATGGCCCTTATGAAGCAGAAAATAATTTTGGTGTCAGAAATCAGTTTCCAGATGAATATGCCCTGAAACCTCAGGAGTCAAAAAGCGGTAAACTGATTTTTATTATATCAAACAGTGCTACGAAGATCATGATGACATATACAGAATATTTTGATGATGAAAGTGAAGGTAAAACATATAAATTAAAATATAAAATAAAATGA
- a CDS encoding helix-turn-helix transcriptional regulator, with amino-acid sequence MNEKLMFKNHIREARKEKKLSQGELAEMVGVSRQTISSIETGLFHPTAKLALILCIALDQKFEDMFYFEEID; translated from the coding sequence ATGAATGAAAAGTTAATGTTTAAAAATCATATCAGAGAAGCTCGTAAAGAAAAAAAGTTATCACAGGGAGAATTAGCAGAGATGGTCGGCGTATCTCGCCAAACGATCTCATCGATTGAAACTGGTTTATTTCATCCAACCGCAAAGCTTGCGTTGATCTTATGTATTGCCTTAGATCAAAAGTTTGAGGATATGTTCTATTTTGAAGAAATTGATTGA
- a CDS encoding methionine ABC transporter ATP-binding protein, with product MIKLQNISKTFTVNGNDVHAVKNVNLDIQDGEIFGIIGFSGAGKSTLVRCINLLERPSEGSVIVNGQDLMRLDAKALREVRKKIGMIFQHFNLMRSRTVYQNVAFPLKHSKLSKEELDKKILSLLELVDLKEKKDAYPSQLSGGQKQRVAIARALANDPDVLLCDEATSALDPQTTQAILKLLKQVNEKLGITIVLITHEMGVIKDICDRVAVMENGEVKEMGDILEIFAHPQAPITKNFIETASNVNKIYELIEADSEITKLKPGEKMLMLTYANVETKEPLISAISRKFHVDASIIFGNVEVLKHSPLGKLAIILSGDKADIEQAQEYIVACGIEVEVLKEC from the coding sequence ATGATTAAATTACAAAACATCAGTAAAACATTTACGGTAAATGGAAATGATGTCCATGCGGTAAAAAATGTAAATCTGGATATTCAGGATGGTGAAATCTTTGGTATCATCGGATTTAGTGGAGCTGGTAAATCAACGCTTGTTCGCTGTATCAATCTATTGGAACGACCAAGTGAAGGAAGTGTCATCGTCAATGGGCAGGATTTGATGCGCTTGGATGCGAAAGCATTACGTGAAGTAAGAAAGAAGATTGGTATGATTTTTCAGCATTTCAATCTGATGCGTTCACGTACAGTATATCAAAACGTGGCGTTTCCATTAAAACACAGCAAGTTGTCAAAAGAAGAATTAGATAAGAAAATTCTATCTTTATTGGAGCTTGTCGATTTGAAAGAAAAAAAGGATGCATATCCTTCACAATTAAGCGGTGGACAGAAGCAGCGTGTCGCAATCGCAAGAGCACTTGCCAATGATCCTGACGTCTTGTTGTGTGATGAAGCGACCAGTGCACTGGACCCACAAACAACGCAGGCAATTTTAAAACTATTAAAACAGGTAAATGAAAAGCTGGGAATTACAATCGTATTGATTACCCATGAGATGGGTGTCATTAAAGATATCTGTGATCGTGTTGCGGTAATGGAAAATGGAGAAGTAAAAGAAATGGGAGATATTCTGGAAATCTTTGCTCATCCACAAGCACCAATTACAAAGAATTTTATCGAAACCGCAAGCAACGTTAATAAAATCTATGAACTGATTGAGGCAGACAGTGAAATCACTAAGCTGAAACCTGGTGAAAAAATGTTAATGTTGACATATGCCAATGTAGAAACAAAAGAGCCTTTGATTTCTGCGATATCCCGTAAGTTTCATGTGGACGCAAGTATCATCTTTGGCAATGTAGAGGTCTTAAAACATTCGCCATTGGGAAAACTTGCCATTATCTTAAGCGGAGATAAAGCAGATATTGAACAAGCACAGGAATACATTGTAGCTTGTGGCATTGAAGTGGAGGTGTTGAAAGAATGTTAG
- a CDS encoding MetQ/NlpA family ABC transporter substrate-binding protein, with translation MKKLLTAVLSFTLLVGLAGCGGNDSKDVTTVKVGVVGEYNAQWDTVNKLLEKDNIKVELKKFTDYAAPNRALNDGEIDLNAFQTKSYLAKSVEDFKYDIEAIGDTIVAPLAIYNNKDKVSKIEDIKDGAVIGIPSDQINGGRALKLLEKAGLIECDPAKKDVPSKADITKYNKKIEIKEAESATLAKLLPDMDAAVINGGNAITAGLNPKDDSIYIEDVNLETAGDIVNVIVARTKDKDNEVYKKVVDAYHSAEAKKTIDDTYKGAFICAW, from the coding sequence ATGAAAAAGTTATTGACAGCAGTATTAAGTTTCACATTACTTGTAGGTTTAGCAGGATGTGGAGGAAATGACAGTAAAGATGTTACGACTGTAAAAGTTGGTGTTGTAGGGGAATACAATGCGCAATGGGATACGGTAAACAAATTATTGGAGAAGGACAATATCAAAGTAGAATTAAAGAAATTCACTGATTATGCTGCACCTAACAGAGCGTTGAATGATGGTGAAATCGATTTGAATGCTTTCCAGACAAAATCATATCTAGCAAAGAGCGTTGAAGATTTTAAATATGATATCGAAGCAATTGGTGATACCATTGTGGCACCTCTTGCCATCTACAACAATAAAGATAAAGTATCAAAAATTGAAGATATCAAAGATGGTGCTGTGATTGGTATTCCAAGTGATCAAATCAATGGCGGCCGTGCATTGAAACTATTAGAAAAAGCCGGACTGATCGAATGTGATCCAGCGAAAAAAGATGTACCATCCAAAGCAGATATCACAAAATACAATAAGAAAATTGAAATCAAAGAAGCAGAAAGTGCAACCTTAGCAAAATTATTGCCAGATATGGATGCTGCAGTTATCAATGGTGGAAATGCCATTACAGCTGGTTTAAATCCAAAAGATGATTCTATTTATATTGAAGATGTGAACTTGGAAACTGCTGGGGATATCGTAAATGTTATTGTCGCAAGAACAAAAGATAAAGACAATGAAGTATATAAGAAAGTTGTGGATGCATATCACAGTGCAGAAGCAAAGAAAACCATTGATGATACATATAAGGGTGCATTTATCTGCGCATGGTAA
- a CDS encoding alpha/beta fold hydrolase encodes MFEKLKQYFQKNENQTVSEPVIITIHGYGRRTKHEFDNFKLWGEKDGFTIITFDMYDIFDASDCDWKTWLQRAKDVVKEYKKTKRPIYLVGFSMGGVIASYLAATFQVDRLVLMAPAFSYINMDSVGGVISKTAASLWSNEKKEEIKLPSSFYSAFTDIVKNLKKYITDVECPVLILHGDEDEVISIKSSLWAYDKIPHDHKKMVILHEGHHRLLMDEKVNWECYILMKAFLKKQILGDQEIVMAKDIMEELLEKQRAMHMDNEKEISEEESSN; translated from the coding sequence ATGTTTGAAAAATTAAAACAATACTTCCAGAAAAATGAAAACCAGACAGTTTCTGAACCTGTCATCATTACAATTCATGGTTATGGACGACGTACAAAACATGAGTTTGATAATTTTAAATTGTGGGGAGAAAAAGATGGTTTCACCATAATTACATTTGATATGTATGATATATTCGATGCATCTGATTGTGATTGGAAAACCTGGCTGCAACGGGCAAAAGATGTAGTCAAAGAATATAAGAAAACAAAACGCCCCATCTATCTGGTTGGCTTTTCCATGGGTGGTGTCATTGCCAGTTATCTAGCGGCGACCTTCCAGGTGGATCGTTTGGTATTAATGGCTCCTGCATTTAGTTATATTAATATGGATTCTGTTGGTGGTGTGATCAGTAAAACAGCCGCCAGTCTTTGGTCAAATGAGAAAAAAGAAGAAATCAAGCTTCCTTCCTCGTTTTATAGTGCCTTCACAGATATTGTGAAGAATCTGAAGAAATATATTACCGATGTAGAATGTCCTGTCTTGATCCTGCATGGAGATGAGGATGAAGTAATTTCTATCAAAAGTTCTTTATGGGCATATGATAAAATACCTCATGATCATAAGAAAATGGTAATCCTACATGAAGGGCATCATCGTTTGTTGATGGATGAAAAAGTCAATTGGGAATGTTATATCCTCATGAAGGCCTTTTTGAAAAAACAGATTTTAGGCGATCAGGAAATAGTGATGGCAAAAGATATCATGGAAGAGCTTTTAGAAAAACAAAGAGCGATGCATATGGATAATGAAAAAGAAATCAGCGAAGAGGAGTCTTCTAACTGA
- a CDS encoding GNAT family N-acetyltransferase — protein MNIMKCNKEWMKVMIQMPSSSIQQNKSLAQNLEEGLPLENCYIAIKNKRCVCRIVVFPQMKYLGYFTIEDISQDETDQFMKTVLSHLDTTINWRIDLYGDKKNYQKIYTTLRKYFQTEIKRESYTVTCHLQESDDHLFQKADKLQKEEIISIIQRVNETTYDRLILKGHRQDGAKQLYEEMRQEKDLFQVLVIKEKPIGFVCVNRLLEDIGGIYYIGVDPVYQGHHYGELLLKKAIHMAYLAQIHTLIADIDEHNIYIRKHLKSCGFMLDCKESVFLLHENEQNG, from the coding sequence ATGAACATAATGAAATGCAACAAAGAATGGATGAAGGTCATGATTCAGATGCCTTCATCAAGCATCCAGCAAAACAAGTCGCTTGCGCAAAATTTAGAAGAAGGATTACCATTAGAAAACTGTTATATCGCGATAAAAAATAAACGCTGTGTTTGTAGAATCGTGGTGTTTCCACAAATGAAGTATCTTGGCTATTTCACAATTGAAGATATTTCTCAAGATGAAACAGATCAGTTTATGAAAACTGTTTTATCACATTTGGATACCACGATAAACTGGAGAATAGATTTATATGGAGATAAAAAGAATTATCAGAAAATTTATACTACGTTAAGAAAGTATTTTCAAACAGAAATCAAAAGAGAGAGTTATACCGTAACATGCCATTTACAGGAATCAGATGATCATTTATTTCAAAAAGCAGATAAGCTTCAAAAGGAAGAAATTATCTCAATCATTCAACGTGTGAATGAAACAACATATGATCGATTGATTTTAAAAGGGCACAGGCAAGATGGCGCAAAGCAGTTGTATGAGGAAATGCGGCAGGAGAAGGATTTGTTTCAGGTGCTTGTGATAAAAGAGAAACCTATTGGTTTTGTTTGCGTAAACAGACTTTTAGAAGATATTGGAGGAATTTATTATATTGGTGTTGATCCTGTTTATCAGGGACATCATTATGGTGAATTATTATTGAAAAAAGCAATACATATGGCGTATCTGGCACAAATACATACATTGATTGCGGATATTGATGAACATAATATTTACATAAGAAAACATCTGAAAAGTTGTGGATTTATGCTTGATTGTAAGGAAAGTGTATTCCTGCTACATGAAAATGAACAAAACGGTTGA